One window of the Nocardia huaxiensis genome contains the following:
- a CDS encoding glutamate--cysteine ligase, giving the protein MAGAGISKVLFNSSPRPTLGVEWEVALVDKNTRDLSNTAAAVFEACGDLRAWDGTPQITKELLKNTVEIVSGKHDSVGEVVDELHDTMDAVRRAADPLGVDLFCAGTHPFAQWSTQQLTRSPHYDELIERTQWWGRQMLIWGVHVHVGISHPDKVFPILNGLLPFYPHLLALSASSPMWAGVDTGYASNRALMFQQLPTAGLPFQFDNWTQFESYVHDQTKTGVFEQLGGMHWDIRPAPKWGTIEVRICDGTPTRTELSAIVALIHCLMVDLDHRVEAGETLPTPLPPWHVQENKWRAARYGLDAIIITDADSNERLVTDDLTDLLNRLEPTAKMLGCENELRMVADIPARGASYQRQRRVAAAAQGDLVAVVDSLVKELDQ; this is encoded by the coding sequence ATGGCCGGGGCAGGCATTTCGAAGGTCCTCTTCAACAGTTCGCCCCGGCCCACGCTCGGCGTGGAATGGGAAGTCGCGCTGGTCGACAAGAACACGCGCGACCTGTCCAACACCGCCGCAGCGGTTTTCGAAGCCTGCGGTGATCTGCGCGCCTGGGACGGCACCCCGCAGATCACCAAGGAGCTGCTGAAGAACACCGTCGAGATCGTGTCCGGGAAGCACGACAGCGTCGGCGAGGTCGTCGACGAACTGCACGACACCATGGACGCGGTGCGCCGCGCCGCCGACCCGCTCGGCGTCGACTTGTTCTGCGCCGGAACACATCCCTTCGCGCAGTGGTCCACCCAGCAGCTCACCCGCAGCCCGCACTACGACGAACTCATCGAGCGCACCCAGTGGTGGGGACGCCAGATGCTCATCTGGGGCGTGCACGTCCACGTCGGAATCTCGCACCCCGACAAGGTTTTTCCCATCCTGAACGGTCTGCTGCCGTTCTACCCGCACCTGCTGGCACTGTCCGCCTCCTCACCCATGTGGGCCGGCGTCGACACCGGATACGCGAGCAACCGCGCACTCATGTTCCAGCAGCTGCCCACCGCCGGACTCCCGTTCCAGTTCGACAACTGGACCCAATTCGAGTCCTACGTCCACGATCAGACGAAAACCGGGGTCTTCGAACAACTCGGCGGCATGCACTGGGACATCCGCCCCGCCCCCAAATGGGGCACCATCGAGGTCCGCATCTGCGACGGAACCCCCACCCGCACCGAACTTTCCGCCATCGTCGCCCTCATCCACTGCCTCATGGTCGACCTCGACCACCGCGTGGAAGCCGGTGAAACCCTGCCCACTCCACTACCCCCGTGGCATGTCCAGGAGAACAAGTGGCGGGCGGCGCGCTACGGCCTCGACGCCATCATCATCACCGACGCCGACAGCAACGAGCGTCTCGTCACCGACGACCTCACCGATCTGCTCAACCGCCTCGAACCCACCGCCAAAATGCTCGGCTGCGAGAACGAACTGCGCATGGTGGCCGACATTCCGGCGCGCGGGGCTTCCTACCAGCGGCAGCGCCGCGTGGCGGCCGCGGCGCAAGGCGACCTCGTCGCCGTCGTCGACTCCCTGGTCAAGGAACTCGACCAGTAG
- the sodC gene encoding superoxide dismutase[Cu-Zn], translating into MAPSTTRRPSWRTVTPLLAVAALGLAGCSNSQESSDVKGTTPPVFTSSPAPAGFTTGHGGEQGMTNPPTESVSAQLKDSNGKLVGTATFGKVGGHLEVTLEANGLTPGFHGLHIHEVGECKPNSVAPTGGNPGDFLSAGGHLQVGAQKHPASGDLTSLEVRTDGSAKLVTTTDAVTLDEIKGKALIIHAGADNFGNIPSRYSQPGGATGPDADTQATGDAGGRVACGVIS; encoded by the coding sequence ATGGCCCCGTCCACAACTCGTCGCCCGTCCTGGCGGACTGTGACCCCGTTGCTCGCGGTCGCGGCCCTCGGCCTCGCAGGCTGCTCGAACAGCCAGGAATCGAGTGACGTCAAGGGGACGACCCCGCCTGTCTTCACGAGCTCCCCCGCGCCGGCCGGCTTCACCACCGGACACGGCGGCGAACAGGGCATGACCAACCCGCCCACCGAATCCGTCAGCGCGCAGCTGAAGGACTCCAACGGCAAGCTGGTCGGCACGGCCACCTTCGGCAAGGTCGGCGGCCACCTCGAGGTCACCCTCGAGGCCAACGGCCTCACCCCGGGCTTCCACGGCCTGCACATCCACGAGGTCGGCGAATGCAAGCCGAACTCCGTCGCTCCCACCGGCGGCAACCCCGGCGACTTCCTCTCCGCGGGCGGCCACCTCCAGGTCGGCGCCCAGAAGCACCCTGCCAGCGGCGATCTCACCTCGCTCGAGGTGCGCACCGACGGCAGCGCCAAGCTGGTCACCACCACCGATGCCGTGACGCTGGACGAAATCAAGGGCAAGGCCCTGATCATCCACGCGGGCGCGGACAACTTCGGCAATATTCCGAGCCGCTACTCCCAGCCCGGCGGCGCCACCGGGCCGGACGCCGACACTCAGGCGACCGGTGACGCCGGCGGCCGGGTGGCCTGCGGCGTCATCTCCTAA
- a CDS encoding LytR C-terminal domain-containing protein, translated as MSNPNSPSGGPPLRALAMVLIALAIVFAGLGAMSLSSSDSSDAQGESDTATTAAVTTTTAAQVISTAPVTTPPPSTSVAPTTTTPPTTTAGVDKSVPVRVYNNSNIAGLAAKTAGQLSASGYNVTESANYSSGVIPNTTVYYGSSPKEQALAQAIANELGCGAEPRFPGIQDAPAGVIVILAGQ; from the coding sequence GTGAGCAATCCGAATTCGCCGTCCGGGGGCCCGCCGCTGCGTGCGCTGGCGATGGTCCTCATCGCCCTGGCCATCGTATTCGCCGGGCTGGGAGCGATGTCCCTGTCGAGTTCGGACTCCTCCGACGCGCAGGGTGAATCCGATACCGCCACCACCGCTGCTGTGACGACCACCACTGCGGCACAGGTGATTTCGACCGCACCGGTCACCACGCCGCCGCCCTCCACCAGCGTCGCGCCCACCACCACGACACCGCCCACCACCACCGCCGGCGTCGACAAATCGGTTCCCGTAAGGGTTTACAACAACAGCAATATCGCCGGACTCGCCGCCAAGACCGCGGGTCAACTCAGCGCCAGTGGGTACAACGTCACTGAATCCGCGAACTACAGCAGCGGAGTGATCCCGAATACCACGGTGTACTACGGCAGTTCACCCAAAGAGCAAGCGCTGGCGCAGGCCATCGCCAATGAACTCGGTTGCGGCGCCGAACCCCGGTTCCCCGGAATCCAGGACGCGCCGGCCGGCGTGATCGTGATTCTCGCGGGCCAGTGA
- a CDS encoding DUF3263 domain-containing protein yields MDSAAARDISASEDGPADASVTAPAEDGAHGLSRRELDILDFERKWWKYAGAKEEAIRELFDLSPTRYYQVLNAVVDKPEALAADPMLVKRLRRLRASRQKTRAARRLGFQV; encoded by the coding sequence ATGGACAGCGCAGCGGCACGGGATATTTCCGCAAGCGAGGACGGCCCAGCCGACGCGAGCGTCACGGCCCCCGCGGAAGACGGCGCACACGGCCTCTCCCGCCGTGAGCTGGACATCCTCGACTTCGAGCGCAAATGGTGGAAGTACGCCGGCGCCAAGGAAGAAGCCATCCGCGAGCTGTTCGATCTGTCGCCCACGCGCTACTACCAGGTCCTCAACGCCGTCGTCGACAAGCCCGAGGCGCTGGCCGCCGACCCCATGCTCGTCAAGCGCCTGCGCCGCCTGCGCGCCAGCCGCCAGAAGACCAGGGCCGCACGTCGTCTCGGATTCCAAGTGTGA
- a CDS encoding peptide deformylase — MAILPIVIVGDPVLHNPTNPVTDSPESEKLATLIADMYETMDAAHGVGLAANQVGVALRLFVYDCPDEQPDGSMVRRRGCVINPVLETSKIPETMPDPDDDEEGCLSVPGEQYPTGRADWARVTGTDEHGNAVDIEGNGFFARMLQHETGHLDGFLYTDVLVGRNARAAKKAIKRNGWGTPGLSWVPGTVPDPFGHDD, encoded by the coding sequence ATGGCTATTCTCCCGATCGTCATCGTCGGCGACCCGGTTCTGCACAACCCGACGAATCCCGTGACGGACTCCCCGGAGTCGGAGAAGCTGGCGACACTGATCGCGGACATGTACGAAACCATGGACGCCGCACACGGAGTCGGCCTGGCCGCCAATCAGGTCGGGGTGGCGCTGCGCCTGTTCGTCTACGACTGCCCCGACGAACAGCCCGACGGCAGCATGGTGCGCCGCCGCGGCTGCGTGATCAATCCGGTGCTGGAAACCTCGAAGATTCCCGAGACCATGCCCGATCCGGACGACGACGAAGAGGGCTGTCTATCGGTCCCGGGCGAGCAGTACCCGACCGGCCGCGCCGACTGGGCGCGGGTCACCGGCACCGACGAGCACGGGAATGCGGTCGATATCGAGGGCAACGGCTTCTTCGCCCGCATGCTCCAGCACGAGACCGGGCACCTCGACGGCTTCCTGTACACCGATGTGCTGGTGGGCCGCAATGCCCGCGCCGCCAAGAAGGCCATCAAGCGCAACGGCTGGGGCACACCGGGTTTGAGCTGGGTGCCGGGCACGGTCCCGGATCCGTTCGGGCATGACGACTGA
- a CDS encoding GNAT family N-acetyltransferase produces the protein MTTDPDETSGAALPPIGRRVVVRYRLPEGYPQPLTDVIGELVATDPLTVRTADGQVVSVARDRVVAWKALGPRPIRTSEIRALEAAAADGWPGTQRAWIDGWLLRAGAGYTGRANSAVPLGGSEGPALATGDTLHRIGEWYTAHGLPLQLLLPDRLAPVPQGWRTWNETLVLAAEIESLPLPEGPPMVRFAAEPDGAWLSLHRHRGGDTEIGSTPVVEVLTAVRDGELAFATVGLPTPLAIGRAAVTTAPDGRRWVGLTCVAVATGHRRHGLGSLLCAEMVRWGRSRGATHAYVQVEAGNEAAVGLYREMGFLDHHSYRYAAP, from the coding sequence ATGACGACTGACCCCGACGAGACCAGCGGTGCGGCGCTGCCGCCGATCGGACGCCGGGTGGTGGTGCGCTACCGCCTGCCCGAGGGCTATCCGCAACCGCTGACCGATGTGATCGGCGAACTGGTGGCCACCGATCCGCTCACCGTGCGCACCGCCGACGGCCAGGTGGTGTCGGTGGCCCGCGATCGGGTGGTGGCGTGGAAGGCGCTGGGGCCCCGGCCGATTCGCACCAGTGAGATCCGCGCCCTGGAGGCCGCGGCCGCCGACGGCTGGCCGGGCACCCAGCGCGCCTGGATCGACGGCTGGCTGCTGCGCGCCGGCGCGGGCTACACCGGTCGCGCCAATTCCGCTGTGCCGCTGGGCGGTTCGGAGGGTCCGGCGCTGGCCACCGGCGACACCCTGCACCGCATCGGCGAGTGGTACACCGCGCACGGCCTGCCGCTGCAACTACTGCTGCCGGACCGGCTCGCGCCGGTGCCGCAGGGCTGGCGCACCTGGAACGAAACCCTGGTGCTGGCAGCGGAAATCGAGAGTCTGCCGCTGCCGGAGGGCCCGCCCATGGTGCGGTTCGCCGCCGAGCCCGACGGCGCGTGGCTGTCGCTGCACCGGCATCGCGGCGGGGACACCGAGATCGGTTCGACGCCGGTCGTCGAGGTGCTCACCGCCGTGCGCGACGGCGAATTGGCGTTCGCCACAGTGGGTTTGCCGACGCCGCTGGCCATCGGCCGGGCCGCCGTCACCACCGCGCCGGACGGCCGCCGCTGGGTCGGGCTGACCTGCGTCGCGGTCGCGACCGGGCATCGCCGGCACGGGCTGGGCTCGCTGCTGTGCGCGGAGATGGTCCGCTGGGGGCGCTCGCGCGGTGCGACGCATGCCTATGTGCAGGTGGAGGCGGGCAACGAGGCGGCGGTGGGGCTGTATCGGGAGATGGGTTTCCTCGACCACCACAGTTACCGCTACGCGGCCCCGTGA
- a CDS encoding exodeoxyribonuclease III encodes MRLATWNVNSIRTRQDRVLAWLDRADIDVLAMQETKCKDEQFPFEAFEAAGYEVAHVGHSQWNGVAIASRVGLEAVEVAFPEQPGFDKNAGDTLLSTPVVEARALGATCGGVRVWSLYVPNGRALADPHYTYKLEWLAALRTAGTDWLAQDPDAQIALVGDWNIAPTDDDVWSPEFFEGKTHVSQPERDAFTAFEKTGFTDVMRPLHPGPGVYTYWDYTQLRFPRKEGMRIDFILGSPALAARVTDANVDREERKGKGASDHAPVVAVLAD; translated from the coding sequence GTGCGTCTCGCGACCTGGAACGTGAATTCGATTCGCACCCGGCAGGATCGGGTGCTCGCCTGGCTGGACCGCGCCGATATCGACGTGCTGGCCATGCAGGAGACCAAGTGCAAGGACGAGCAGTTCCCGTTCGAGGCTTTCGAGGCGGCGGGCTACGAGGTCGCGCATGTGGGGCACAGCCAGTGGAACGGGGTGGCCATCGCCTCACGGGTGGGTCTCGAGGCTGTCGAGGTGGCCTTCCCGGAGCAGCCCGGATTCGACAAGAACGCCGGTGACACACTGCTGAGCACGCCGGTCGTGGAGGCTCGGGCGCTGGGCGCGACGTGTGGCGGCGTGCGGGTGTGGAGCCTGTACGTACCCAACGGCCGCGCGCTGGCCGATCCGCACTACACCTACAAGCTGGAATGGCTGGCGGCCCTGCGCACCGCGGGCACCGACTGGCTGGCGCAGGACCCGGACGCACAGATCGCACTGGTGGGTGACTGGAATATCGCCCCCACCGACGACGACGTCTGGTCGCCGGAGTTCTTCGAGGGCAAAACCCATGTCTCCCAACCGGAACGGGACGCCTTCACCGCCTTCGAGAAGACCGGTTTCACCGATGTCATGCGCCCGCTGCACCCGGGCCCCGGCGTCTACACCTACTGGGATTACACGCAGCTCCGTTTCCCTCGCAAGGAGGGCATGCGCATCGATTTCATCCTCGGCTCCCCCGCCCTGGCGGCCCGCGTGACCGACGCCAATGTCGACCGCGAGGAGCGTAAAGGCAAGGGCGCTAGCGACCACGCACCGGTGGTGGCGGTCCTCGCGGACTGA
- a CDS encoding alpha/beta fold hydrolase, giving the protein MTEYLALDGGQIAYEVAGTGPLVVLSHGIGDHRQVFRFLAPQLVAAGYRVASADMRGHGESSMNWTSHDGSQAISRTDVAGDLLALIRHLGGPAVIIGHSLSGGAATIAAAQSPDLVTGVIELGPFTKTQKLAMGAFFTNKRYSKGMTRLLGTMIFKSLGIWMKYLDVAYPIKPADYPEYMAALSEKLQEPGRFAEFMKTGKSTPADAEAQLPNLHRPALIIMGALDPDFADPLAEAEAAVALMPAGIGSVALVEGAGHYPHAENPDRVAELTLAFLKEHAVA; this is encoded by the coding sequence ATGACCGAGTACCTCGCCCTCGACGGTGGACAGATCGCCTACGAGGTGGCCGGAACCGGCCCGCTGGTGGTGCTCTCGCACGGCATCGGCGACCACCGCCAGGTCTTCCGTTTCCTCGCCCCGCAGCTGGTGGCGGCGGGCTATCGCGTCGCCTCCGCCGATATGCGCGGCCACGGCGAATCCAGCATGAACTGGACCTCGCACGATGGCAGCCAAGCGATTTCGCGCACCGATGTGGCGGGCGATCTGCTGGCCCTCATCCGCCACCTCGGCGGCCCGGCCGTCATCATCGGCCACTCGCTGTCCGGCGGCGCGGCCACCATCGCCGCCGCGCAGTCCCCCGACCTGGTCACGGGCGTCATCGAACTCGGCCCCTTCACCAAGACGCAGAAGCTCGCCATGGGCGCGTTCTTCACGAACAAGCGCTACAGCAAGGGCATGACGCGACTGCTGGGCACGATGATCTTCAAGAGCCTCGGCATCTGGATGAAGTACCTGGATGTCGCCTATCCGATCAAGCCCGCCGACTACCCGGAGTACATGGCCGCACTCTCGGAAAAGCTCCAGGAGCCCGGCCGTTTCGCGGAATTCATGAAGACCGGCAAGTCGACTCCGGCCGACGCCGAAGCGCAGCTGCCCAATCTGCACCGCCCGGCCCTGATCATCATGGGCGCCCTGGATCCCGACTTCGCCGACCCGTTGGCCGAGGCCGAGGCCGCCGTCGCGCTCATGCCCGCGGGCATCGGCAGCGTGGCTCTCGTCGAGGGCGCGGGCCACTACCCACACGCCGAAAACCCGGACCGGGTGGCCGAATTGACGCTGGCTTTCCTGAAGGAGCACGCGGTTGCCTAG
- a CDS encoding TetR/AcrR family transcriptional regulator has protein sequence MPRAGLSKAEVIRAGAELADEAGYDKLAMAPLAQRLGVKTPSLYKHVASLADLQHGIATLALTELDRATRDAMHGLSGRAALEAFARSFRAYVLGHPGRYAATIGAAPADADDPMRETSARMVDSMVVVLRGYGIPDDEMDHALRTLRTMIHGFATLQASDGFQWTGDPEVSFEWMLRFMDSGLRAQLKS, from the coding sequence TTGCCTAGGGCGGGGCTCAGCAAGGCGGAGGTGATCCGGGCGGGCGCGGAGCTGGCCGACGAGGCCGGTTACGACAAGCTCGCCATGGCCCCGCTGGCGCAGCGGCTGGGCGTGAAGACCCCCTCGCTGTACAAGCATGTGGCGAGCCTGGCCGACCTGCAGCACGGTATCGCGACGCTGGCGCTCACCGAGCTGGACCGCGCGACTCGCGATGCCATGCACGGACTTTCGGGCCGGGCGGCACTGGAAGCCTTCGCCCGCTCCTTCCGCGCCTACGTGCTCGGCCACCCCGGCCGCTACGCCGCCACCATCGGGGCCGCCCCGGCCGACGCGGACGATCCGATGCGGGAAACCAGTGCGCGCATGGTGGATTCGATGGTGGTGGTGCTGCGCGGCTACGGCATCCCGGACGACGAGATGGATCATGCCCTGCGCACGCTGCGCACCATGATCCACGGGTTCGCCACCTTGCAGGCGAGCGACGGTTTCCAGTGGACCGGAGATCCCGAGGTCAGTTTCGAGTGGATGCTCCGCTTCATGGACAGCGGCTTGCGCGCACAGCTGAAAAGCTAA
- a CDS encoding acyl-CoA dehydrogenase → MSHYKANLRDIEFNLFEVLGIGELLDKGAYGDLDGDTAREMLNEAKRLAEGPVAESFVEADRHPVEFIPDQHTITVPESLKKTVAAVNDAGYSGLGMSEDMGGVPAPNALIWAIQEMIVAANNSASFFNMGPLMHKVIFDEGNEQQKRWAAYAWENRWGGTMVLTEPDAGSDVGMGRTKAIQQADGTWHIEGVKRFISGGDVGDTADNIFHLVLARPEGAGPGTKGLSLFIVPRFHFDPETMAIGEKNGALVTGVEHKMGIKSSPTCEITFGGDIPAVGYLVGDVHNGIAQMFKVIENARMMVGTKATGALSTGYLNALEYAKQRVQGADLTQMTDKAAPRVTITHHPDVRRSLATQKAYAEGLRALYMYCASYQNADVAEANWGVDHTLAEKVNDLLLPIVKGCGSDRAYESLTESLQTLGGSGYLQDYPIEQYIRDCKIDSLYEGTTAIQAQDFFFRKIIRDKGVALAHVAGLIQKFVDGGPDQFKVERGLLGAALADVQGMAAALTGYLMASQQNVEELYKVGLGSVRFLYATGDLVIAWRLLEQAAIAQAALDAGAADKDKNFYTGKVGIASWFAKNKLPLLAGVRNVVENLDNDIMKLDEAAF, encoded by the coding sequence GTGTCCCATTACAAGGCGAACCTGCGAGACATCGAGTTCAACTTGTTCGAGGTACTGGGAATCGGGGAACTGCTGGACAAGGGCGCCTACGGCGACCTGGACGGCGACACCGCTCGCGAAATGCTCAACGAGGCCAAGCGCCTCGCCGAAGGGCCGGTCGCAGAATCCTTCGTGGAGGCCGACCGGCACCCGGTCGAATTCATCCCGGACCAGCACACCATCACCGTCCCGGAATCGCTGAAGAAGACCGTCGCCGCGGTCAACGACGCCGGCTACTCCGGCCTCGGCATGTCCGAGGACATGGGCGGCGTCCCCGCGCCCAACGCGCTCATCTGGGCCATCCAGGAAATGATCGTGGCCGCCAACAACTCGGCCAGCTTCTTCAACATGGGCCCGCTCATGCACAAGGTCATCTTCGACGAGGGCAACGAGCAGCAGAAGCGCTGGGCCGCCTACGCGTGGGAAAACCGCTGGGGCGGAACGATGGTGCTCACCGAGCCCGACGCCGGCTCCGACGTCGGCATGGGCCGCACCAAGGCCATCCAGCAGGCCGACGGCACCTGGCACATCGAAGGCGTCAAGCGCTTCATCTCCGGCGGCGACGTCGGCGACACCGCCGACAACATCTTCCACCTGGTGCTGGCCCGCCCCGAAGGCGCCGGCCCCGGCACCAAGGGCCTGTCGCTGTTCATCGTGCCGCGCTTCCACTTCGACCCCGAGACCATGGCGATCGGCGAGAAGAACGGCGCGCTGGTCACCGGCGTCGAGCACAAGATGGGCATCAAGTCCTCGCCCACCTGTGAGATCACCTTCGGTGGCGACATTCCGGCCGTCGGCTACCTCGTCGGCGACGTGCACAACGGCATCGCGCAGATGTTCAAGGTCATCGAGAACGCGCGAATGATGGTGGGCACCAAGGCCACCGGCGCGCTGTCCACCGGCTACCTGAACGCGCTCGAGTACGCCAAGCAGCGCGTGCAGGGTGCGGATCTGACCCAGATGACCGACAAGGCCGCGCCGCGCGTGACCATCACCCACCACCCGGACGTGCGTCGCTCGCTGGCCACCCAGAAGGCGTACGCCGAGGGCCTGCGCGCGCTGTACATGTACTGCGCCTCGTACCAGAACGCCGATGTGGCGGAAGCCAACTGGGGCGTCGACCACACCCTCGCGGAGAAGGTCAACGACCTGCTGCTGCCCATCGTGAAGGGCTGCGGCTCCGACCGGGCGTACGAGAGCCTCACCGAATCGCTGCAGACCCTGGGCGGTTCGGGCTACCTGCAGGACTACCCGATCGAGCAGTACATCCGCGACTGCAAGATCGACTCGCTGTACGAGGGCACCACCGCCATCCAGGCGCAGGACTTCTTCTTCCGCAAGATCATTCGAGACAAGGGCGTGGCGCTGGCGCACGTCGCCGGGCTCATCCAGAAGTTCGTCGACGGCGGGCCGGACCAGTTCAAGGTCGAGCGCGGACTGCTCGGTGCGGCCCTGGCCGACGTGCAGGGCATGGCGGCGGCGCTCACCGGCTACCTGATGGCCTCGCAGCAGAACGTCGAGGAGCTCTACAAGGTCGGCCTCGGCTCGGTCCGGTTCCTGTACGCCACCGGCGATCTCGTCATCGCCTGGCGACTGCTGGAGCAGGCCGCCATCGCCCAGGCGGCCCTGGACGCCGGTGCCGCCGACAAGGACAAGAACTTCTACACCGGCAAGGTCGGCATCGCCTCCTGGTTCGCCAAGAACAAGCTGCCGCTGCTCGCCGGCGTCCGCAATGTCGTCGAGAACCTCGACAACGACATCATGAAGCTGGACGAAGCCGCGTTCTGA
- a CDS encoding oxygenase MpaB family protein, with translation MTAAPSRPQFDAPARTIRQVDYGFFGPDSPTWKVWTAPTALIGFQRSVVLEHFDPDLTAAVADVGGIYSDPTGRLDHTFAYFLIAAVADSRMAIEASEHLMTVHAKATGIEPISGKRYSANNPDSQLWIHVTGWHSVLKCYEMYGPGPLTPAEEKRYWQECVIAAELQTCKPADVPTSRAEVREYFAAMRPKLCVSERAREGMHYLLYTPSEKGVKLWSGSRLVAPAAIATLPEWMRVTGGFDQPGFLDAAYPPAVRAAMAVLKNDGRKQKVAKNFIGPMTGRLLKEHMAAGIPDNPVTVTPAEAKRRYGRAARTDSGSNSATA, from the coding sequence ATGACGGCAGCACCCTCGCGTCCGCAATTCGACGCGCCTGCCCGCACCATCCGCCAGGTCGACTACGGCTTCTTCGGGCCGGACTCACCCACCTGGAAGGTCTGGACCGCGCCCACCGCGCTCATCGGATTCCAGCGTTCGGTCGTGCTCGAGCACTTCGACCCGGACCTCACCGCGGCCGTCGCCGATGTCGGCGGCATCTACAGCGACCCGACCGGGCGGCTCGACCACACCTTCGCCTACTTCCTCATTGCCGCCGTGGCCGACAGCCGCATGGCCATCGAGGCGTCCGAGCACCTCATGACGGTGCACGCCAAGGCCACCGGCATCGAGCCGATCAGCGGAAAGCGGTACAGCGCAAACAATCCCGACTCGCAGCTGTGGATCCACGTGACCGGCTGGCATTCGGTGCTCAAGTGCTACGAGATGTACGGTCCGGGTCCGCTCACGCCCGCCGAGGAGAAGCGGTACTGGCAGGAGTGCGTGATCGCCGCCGAACTGCAGACCTGCAAACCGGCCGACGTGCCCACCTCGCGGGCCGAGGTGCGCGAGTACTTCGCCGCGATGCGGCCCAAGCTGTGCGTCTCCGAGCGGGCGCGGGAGGGCATGCACTACCTGCTCTACACGCCGTCGGAGAAGGGCGTGAAACTGTGGTCCGGCAGCCGCCTGGTGGCCCCGGCCGCCATTGCCACGCTGCCCGAATGGATGCGCGTCACGGGCGGATTCGATCAGCCCGGCTTCCTCGACGCCGCCTATCCGCCCGCGGTGCGCGCGGCCATGGCGGTGCTGAAGAACGACGGTCGCAAGCAGAAGGTGGCCAAGAACTTCATCGGCCCGATGACCGGTCGTCTGCTGAAGGAACACATGGCCGCCGGAATCCCGGACAATCCGGTCACCGTCACGCCCGCCGAGGCCAAGCGGCGCTACGGCCGGGCGGCGCGAACCGACAGCGGCAGCAACTCCGCGACGGCCTGA